A single region of the Candidatus Parcubacteria bacterium genome encodes:
- the frr gene encoding ribosome recycling factor: MAYNFAPLKAKAKEIEEWLKRELGGVRTGRATPVLLDTVQVEAYDSRMPISQVAAVSVEDARTLRISPWDSSLTKAIEKAIVQANLGVSAAVDDTGLRVAFPELTSERRVQLTKVAKTKFEEARISLRGERDKVSNDLESQKKEGEISEDEKFRFKNDMQKIIDETNQALEALYEKKEQEIAQ; encoded by the coding sequence ATGGCATACAATTTCGCGCCTCTGAAGGCGAAGGCGAAGGAGATAGAGGAATGGCTCAAGCGCGAGCTTGGCGGCGTGCGTACGGGCAGAGCTACACCGGTTCTCCTCGATACCGTGCAGGTGGAAGCGTATGACTCCCGTATGCCTATAAGCCAGGTGGCGGCGGTCTCCGTGGAGGACGCTCGTACTCTGCGCATCTCTCCCTGGGATAGTTCTCTTACCAAGGCGATAGAGAAGGCTATTGTACAGGCCAACCTGGGTGTCTCCGCTGCGGTGGACGACACTGGTCTGCGGGTTGCTTTTCCGGAGCTCACTAGCGAACGCCGGGTGCAGCTCACTAAGGTAGCCAAGACCAAGTTCGAAGAAGCGCGCATCTCGCTTCGCGGCGAGCGCGACAAGGTGTCGAATGATCTGGAGAGCCAGAAGAAAGAAGGGGAGATCTCGGAGGACGAGAAGTTCCGTTTCAAGAACGATATGCAGAAGATTATTGATGAGACCAACCAGGCACTAGAAGCCCTCTATGAGAAGAAAGAGCAGGAGATTGCTCAATAA
- a CDS encoding peptidylprolyl isomerase, which produces MKSTTEKPLTNNPIVTTSEENTPVATSTPDTYATGSTAVLKTSAGEIEVELLTSKAPQTVQNFVKLATSGFYSGTRFHRVIKDFMIQGGDPLSKDTANRGGWGTGGPGYTFPDEINDVKLVKGILAMANAGPNTNGSQFFLITAEATPWLDGKHTAFGKVVKGQDIVDRIAVTPTNQLDQPLQDIIVESVTIK; this is translated from the coding sequence ATGAAATCCACCACCGAGAAGCCGCTCACTAACAACCCCATTGTGACTACCTCTGAAGAAAACACTCCTGTAGCTACCTCGACGCCAGATACTTATGCCACCGGCTCTACGGCCGTCTTAAAGACCTCCGCAGGCGAGATCGAGGTAGAGCTTCTTACGAGCAAGGCCCCTCAGACCGTGCAGAATTTCGTGAAGCTCGCTACGAGCGGCTTCTACAGTGGCACGCGTTTCCATCGTGTCATTAAGGATTTCATGATCCAGGGCGGCGATCCGCTTTCTAAGGATACGGCGAATCGTGGCGGCTGGGGCACTGGTGGCCCGGGCTACACTTTCCCCGACGAGATTAACGACGTGAAGCTCGTCAAAGGGATACTCGCCATGGCGAACGCCGGTCCTAATACCAACGGCAGCCAGTTCTTCCTCATCACTGCTGAGGCGACTCCGTGGCTCGACGGCAAGCACACGGCCTTCGGTAAGGTGGTGAAAGGGCAGGACATCGTCGATCGAATCGCGGTGACTCCTACCAACCAGCTCGATCAGCCGCTCCAGGACATCATCGTTGAGAGCGTGACGATTAAGTAG
- the murA gene encoding UDP-N-acetylglucosamine 1-carboxyvinyltransferase, with product MKEKFLIRGLNGKKKLEGSISVGGAKNAAIKLFAATLLFKGPVTLGNVPDIEDTRRITDILDDLGAITERLDRRVYRVDTSNVAGGTVNPEMASRIRASIVLTGPLLARFGEVVLPHPGGDVIGARPIDFFLAGFERMGATVEWKNDRYRISTKGKKKLRGTDIFFPMPSVTGTETFMMAGVLAQGKTVIKNAAMEPEIAELADFLIQGGAHITGAGTPVITVEGGELLKSKKEWQVMPDRIEAGSFLFLGALTAKNMEITDCIPEHLESVIHLLRQSGVPIETTKNSIRIKDNVGKSSLWKGVNIKTHEYPGFPTDLQAPAVVYLTQVKGESLVFETIWDGRLNFTSDLVAMGADIKIWDAHRALIKGPTPLRGRELEGPDIRAGLAFLIAGLIASGESLVNNVYHIDRGYEAIEKRLALLGANILRVRAD from the coding sequence ATGAAGGAGAAATTCCTCATTAGAGGGCTCAACGGCAAGAAAAAATTGGAAGGCAGCATCTCCGTAGGCGGAGCTAAGAACGCTGCTATCAAGCTCTTCGCCGCAACCCTCCTCTTTAAAGGTCCCGTCACTCTCGGGAACGTCCCTGATATCGAGGACACGCGCCGCATCACCGACATTCTGGATGATTTAGGCGCGATTACTGAGCGGCTCGATCGTCGCGTGTATCGCGTAGATACCTCTAATGTCGCGGGCGGCACGGTGAATCCGGAGATGGCTTCGCGCATCCGTGCGTCCATCGTGCTCACCGGGCCGCTCCTTGCACGCTTTGGCGAAGTAGTGCTGCCGCATCCAGGAGGTGACGTGATCGGCGCACGCCCCATCGATTTTTTCCTCGCAGGTTTCGAAAGAATGGGCGCTACGGTTGAGTGGAAGAACGATCGCTACCGCATCAGCACCAAGGGCAAGAAGAAATTGCGCGGCACGGACATCTTCTTCCCGATGCCGAGCGTCACCGGCACAGAGACCTTCATGATGGCGGGCGTGCTCGCCCAGGGTAAGACGGTGATCAAGAACGCGGCCATGGAGCCGGAGATCGCCGAGCTTGCGGATTTTCTCATACAAGGAGGAGCGCATATCACTGGCGCGGGTACGCCGGTCATTACTGTCGAAGGTGGCGAACTTTTGAAGAGTAAGAAGGAGTGGCAGGTCATGCCGGATAGGATCGAGGCGGGCAGCTTCCTCTTCTTAGGAGCGCTCACCGCCAAGAACATGGAAATCACGGATTGTATCCCGGAGCATCTGGAGAGCGTCATTCATCTTCTCCGCCAATCTGGTGTTCCCATAGAAACCACCAAGAATTCCATCCGTATCAAGGATAACGTCGGCAAATCAAGTCTCTGGAAGGGCGTGAATATAAAGACGCATGAGTATCCGGGATTCCCCACGGACCTGCAGGCCCCAGCAGTGGTATATCTCACCCAGGTGAAAGGGGAGAGTCTGGTGTTTGAGACTATCTGGGACGGGCGTCTCAACTTCACTTCCGACCTTGTTGCTATGGGAGCGGATATCAAGATCTGGGATGCGCATCGCGCGCTCATCAAGGGTCCCACACCGCTCCGCGGACGCGAGCTTGAAGGACCTGATATCCGTGCGGGTCTCGCCTTCCTCATCGCCGGCCTCATCGCGAGCGGCGAGAGCCTGGTCAACAACGTGTATCACATCGATCGCGGCTATGAAGCCATAGAGAAGCGTCTCGCATTACTCGGTGCAAATATTTTACGCGTCCGCGCAGACTAG
- the def gene encoding peptide deformylase, with product MIKIVQKEDPVLRKKSEEIPLSHIGSATIKKTLRDMRTALESRDDGIAIAAPQIGVPLRIFLVSPRAFEIEEHRRRTKTKTTEDPEAETAALLPKVFINPEILKASKDKQWLEEGCLSVHHIYGKAHRSKKVSVRALDEHGKAFTMTGNTLLSQIFQHEIDHLNGILFSDHAKDLHDIDTLPDEQE from the coding sequence ATGATAAAGATCGTCCAGAAAGAGGACCCCGTACTCCGCAAGAAATCCGAAGAGATCCCGCTCTCCCATATCGGAAGCGCGACAATCAAGAAAACGCTTCGCGATATGCGCACAGCGCTCGAGAGCCGTGACGATGGTATTGCCATCGCTGCTCCCCAGATCGGCGTACCGCTCCGCATCTTCCTGGTGTCCCCTCGTGCCTTTGAGATTGAGGAGCATCGTCGTCGCACCAAGACTAAGACGACAGAAGATCCGGAAGCGGAAACCGCCGCCCTTCTCCCCAAAGTCTTCATCAATCCAGAGATACTCAAGGCTTCGAAGGATAAGCAGTGGCTGGAGGAAGGCTGCCTTTCCGTGCACCATATCTATGGCAAAGCACACCGCTCCAAGAAAGTGAGCGTCCGCGCTCTCGACGAGCACGGCAAGGCGTTCACCATGACCGGCAACACCCTCCTCTCCCAGATCTTCCAGCACGAGATCGATCACCTAAACGGCATCCTCTTCTCCGATCATGCCAAGGACCTCCACGATATCGATACCCTCCCCGATGAGCAGGAGTAA
- a CDS encoding DUF305 domain-containing protein: protein MNSTLITGIIALIIGFGGGYLVADNTAPATSHVMPDGSSMADAMAGMTSELEGKTGDDFDKAFIQEMIVHHEGAVAMALQALQQAKHSEIKAMAQDIIDAQTREITTMREWLWSWYSIQQ from the coding sequence ATGAACTCAACACTCATCACTGGAATTATTGCTCTTATCATCGGCTTCGGAGGCGGGTACTTGGTAGCTGACAATACGGCACCGGCGACATCTCACGTAATGCCAGATGGATCCTCGATGGCCGATGCGATGGCTGGCATGACTTCTGAACTTGAAGGCAAAACAGGTGATGACTTTGACAAGGCGTTTATTCAAGAAATGATTGTCCACCACGAAGGTGCCGTTGCAATGGCACTACAGGCACTCCAGCAGGCAAAGCACTCTGAAATCAAAGCGATGGCACAAGACATAATTGATGCACAGACGCGAGAGATTACCACTATGCGTGAATGGTTATGGTCGTGGTATAGCATCCAGCAATAA
- a CDS encoding DUF167 domain-containing protein gives MYVKVKVIPGAKKESFEAKSKDTFAASVREPALQNLANRAVLLLVARYFKVTSGKVRLISGHRSRSKVFSVEASE, from the coding sequence ATGTACGTCAAAGTTAAGGTGATTCCTGGAGCGAAGAAGGAGTCCTTTGAAGCCAAGAGTAAGGACACCTTTGCCGCTTCTGTGCGGGAGCCTGCTCTGCAGAACTTGGCTAACAGGGCAGTCCTGCTCCTTGTGGCGAGGTATTTCAAGGTGACTTCCGGCAAGGTGCGTCTCATAAGCGGGCACCGCTCACGAAGTAAGGTTTTCTCTGTAGAGGCGTCAGAATAG
- a CDS encoding pyridoxamine 5'-phosphate oxidase family protein: MSISDPVEKGKREEALLFLKNHMAGVLATVSPEGDPHASLVFYAADDDFSVCFLTLTESRKYAALMTNPRVAFTVAEQDRPQTLQIEGVAEKLSALDMDKVADLIAVLTAGKDFYPPVTKIGKPGADIVRIRPTWIRWGDFTISGEVFSEIQPSLLR; the protein is encoded by the coding sequence ATGTCTATTTCTGATCCTGTAGAGAAAGGGAAGAGAGAGGAAGCGCTGCTATTCCTCAAGAATCACATGGCAGGTGTCCTGGCCACGGTCTCTCCCGAGGGTGATCCTCATGCCAGCCTGGTTTTTTATGCAGCAGACGATGATTTCTCCGTATGCTTCCTTACTCTGACTGAAAGCAGGAAATACGCTGCTCTCATGACCAATCCGCGCGTCGCCTTCACGGTTGCGGAGCAAGACAGGCCGCAGACGCTTCAGATAGAGGGTGTGGCGGAGAAGCTCAGCGCTCTTGATATGGATAAGGTCGCTGATCTCATCGCGGTGCTGACCGCAGGGAAGGATTTCTATCCGCCGGTGACGAAGATTGGAAAGCCGGGAGCAGATATCGTACGTATACGGCCTACCTGGATCCGCTGGGGCGATTTCACTATAAGCGGAGAGGTCTTCAGCGAGATACAGCCTTCGCTCCTGCGCTGA
- the fmt gene encoding methionyl-tRNA formyltransferase — MSRSNYSFVFFGTPELSVRVLEELARVGLVPELIVTSPDKPQGRKLVLTPPPAKRWAEAHSIPVIQPKSLKTDEDIGELLKKQYDFFVVAAYGKIIPERLIDLPKKGVLNVHPSLLPKFRGASPIRSQILADDRDTGVSIMLIDAVMDHGPIVSQIRVPSPSWPPSALELEETLARAGGAELARVIPLWMNEEISPKEQEHDKATFTEKIEKEQGLLDLSADGYQNFLKIQAYRGWPGTYFFLDGKRIVIKDAVYENGALRLTRVVPEGGKEMAYEDFLRGTGK, encoded by the coding sequence ATGAGCAGGAGTAACTATTCATTCGTCTTCTTCGGCACGCCCGAGCTCTCTGTACGGGTGCTCGAGGAGCTTGCCCGTGTCGGACTCGTACCTGAGCTCATCGTGACTTCTCCGGATAAGCCGCAAGGAAGAAAGCTGGTACTCACCCCACCCCCCGCCAAACGTTGGGCTGAGGCACACAGTATCCCTGTGATCCAGCCGAAGTCGCTTAAGACTGATGAGGACATCGGGGAGCTTTTAAAGAAACAGTACGATTTCTTTGTAGTCGCCGCGTACGGCAAGATCATCCCCGAGCGGCTAATCGACCTCCCGAAGAAAGGTGTCCTCAACGTGCACCCCTCTCTCCTTCCCAAATTCAGAGGCGCCTCCCCCATTAGGAGTCAGATACTTGCGGACGATCGCGATACCGGTGTCTCCATCATGCTCATCGACGCAGTCATGGATCACGGACCAATCGTGAGCCAGATACGCGTACCCTCTCCCTCCTGGCCGCCCTCCGCACTCGAGCTTGAAGAAACACTCGCCAGGGCAGGTGGCGCGGAGCTCGCCCGGGTCATCCCTCTTTGGATGAATGAGGAAATATCACCCAAGGAACAGGAGCATGATAAGGCGACCTTCACCGAGAAGATCGAGAAGGAGCAGGGACTACTCGATCTCTCTGCGGATGGCTACCAGAACTTTTTGAAGATCCAGGCCTACCGTGGCTGGCCGGGAACGTATTTTTTCCTCGATGGGAAGCGGATTGTCATTAAAGATGCGGTCTATGAGAATGGCGCTCTCCGCCTCACCCGTGTCGTACCAGAAGGAGGCAAGGAGATGGCGTACGAAGACTTCCTGCGAGGTACAGGGAAATAA
- a CDS encoding L,D-transpeptidase family protein, with protein MNLTPTTRWVVLGSALLALIVVGAWAIKGSPKEDLISAVALISGGKQASTTSEAVHYHYIEVTNGCGPYYDTGTCVNMRSGPGTNYPVIGRLRTGVVLKVEDTTIQKDRAWYKIIFDGEIRYPERVKGNWYVAVDPTSVQPLENVGDEDLTKETASTTKRIVVDMSEEKLYAYDGDVLFMEESISTGHDATPTPAGTFTVFRKTPSRYMQGPIPEVSDQYYDLPGVPWNLYFTAGGAVIHGAYWHDHFGEEWSHGCVNLPPAQAKKLYLWADLGTSVTVRR; from the coding sequence ATGAATCTTACGCCTACAACCAGATGGGTCGTCCTCGGTAGTGCCTTGCTGGCACTCATTGTTGTTGGTGCCTGGGCGATAAAAGGCAGCCCGAAGGAGGATCTTATATCCGCAGTCGCCCTCATCTCGGGTGGAAAGCAAGCCTCCACTACCTCAGAAGCAGTTCACTATCACTATATAGAAGTCACCAACGGCTGCGGTCCGTATTACGATACGGGAACCTGCGTCAACATGCGCTCTGGCCCTGGAACCAACTATCCCGTGATAGGACGCTTGCGCACCGGAGTGGTGCTGAAGGTAGAGGATACGACGATCCAGAAAGACCGCGCCTGGTACAAGATTATATTCGATGGAGAGATCCGCTATCCTGAGCGCGTAAAGGGAAACTGGTACGTCGCCGTAGACCCGACCTCCGTACAACCACTCGAGAACGTCGGGGACGAGGATCTGACTAAAGAGACCGCTTCGACCACCAAACGTATAGTGGTAGATATGTCTGAAGAGAAGCTCTACGCCTACGATGGCGATGTCCTCTTCATGGAAGAATCCATCTCTACCGGACACGATGCCACACCGACACCGGCAGGTACCTTCACCGTGTTCAGGAAGACTCCCAGCCGCTACATGCAAGGACCGATACCTGAAGTGAGCGATCAGTACTACGATCTTCCTGGCGTTCCGTGGAATCTCTACTTCACCGCAGGAGGCGCAGTCATCCACGGCGCGTACTGGCACGATCATTTCGGAGAAGAGTGGTCTCATGGCTGCGTCAATCTACCGCCCGCACAAGCCAAGAAGCTCTACTTATGGGCGGACCTCGGGACCAGCGTGACAGTGAGGAGATAA
- a CDS encoding glutathione S-transferase N-terminal domain-containing protein: MLILYTLTGCQYCRVVLDKLEELELEFEERNVSDPAFSAELIARGGKRQMPYLVDTGTGIEMYESEDIADYLEKTYGEGE; this comes from the coding sequence ATGCTAATCCTCTACACCCTGACCGGATGCCAGTACTGCAGAGTCGTGCTTGATAAGCTTGAAGAGCTGGAGCTTGAATTTGAGGAGCGGAATGTATCAGACCCCGCTTTCTCAGCAGAACTCATCGCTCGCGGCGGCAAGCGCCAGATGCCATACCTCGTAGATACTGGTACGGGCATAGAGATGTACGAATCCGAGGATATCGCGGATTACCTAGAGAAGACCTACGGGGAGGGCGAATAA
- a CDS encoding rod shape-determining protein: MRIFTQKLGIDLGTANTLVFMPGEGVVLNEPSVVAVGEDGKVLAVGIEAKEMVGRTPDNITAYRPMKDGVIANYKVTEIMLRYYMGKALGKWNVWKPEVMISVPAGVTSTERRAVVEAALKAGAKSAYVVKEPILAALGAGIPIQEARGHMIVDIGGGTTDVAVISLGGIVASTSVKCAGNRMDAAIADYIKKTFNLGIGEKTAEDIKINIGSAVALEEELSMTIKGRDFVTGLPRSAEVRTNEIVKAINKELKEIVKAIKDVLQETPPELASDIIDHGITMTGGTSMLRNLPELVFRRTGVKAKLAEEAYYCVAKGTGVALDHLNLYKRSASVKR; encoded by the coding sequence ATGCGCATCTTTACTCAGAAGCTCGGCATAGACTTGGGCACCGCTAACACGCTCGTGTTCATGCCGGGAGAAGGTGTCGTTTTGAATGAGCCCTCCGTGGTGGCAGTAGGGGAAGATGGCAAGGTGCTCGCGGTAGGTATCGAAGCTAAGGAGATGGTGGGACGCACGCCTGACAACATCACTGCATATCGCCCCATGAAGGATGGCGTCATCGCCAACTACAAGGTGACCGAGATCATGCTGCGCTACTACATGGGCAAAGCGCTCGGCAAGTGGAATGTGTGGAAGCCGGAGGTGATGATCTCGGTGCCTGCCGGTGTGACCTCGACCGAGCGCCGCGCGGTGGTGGAAGCGGCGCTCAAGGCGGGCGCCAAGAGCGCCTATGTGGTCAAGGAGCCTATCTTGGCAGCGCTCGGCGCAGGTATCCCTATCCAAGAAGCGCGCGGGCACATGATCGTGGATATTGGCGGTGGCACCACCGACGTAGCGGTCATCTCGCTTGGCGGCATCGTGGCTTCCACCTCGGTGAAGTGCGCGGGGAACCGCATGGACGCGGCTATCGCAGATTACATCAAGAAGACTTTTAATCTTGGCATCGGGGAGAAGACCGCGGAGGATATTAAGATAAACATAGGCTCGGCAGTGGCGCTTGAAGAAGAACTTTCCATGACCATCAAGGGACGGGATTTCGTTACTGGGTTGCCGCGTTCCGCAGAGGTGCGCACCAATGAGATCGTGAAGGCTATCAACAAAGAGCTGAAGGAAATCGTGAAGGCTATCAAGGATGTGCTCCAGGAGACGCCGCCGGAGCTCGCTTCCGATATCATCGATCACGGCATTACCATGACCGGTGGCACTTCTATGCTGCGTAATCTGCCCGAACTCGTCTTTAGGCGTACTGGAGTCAAAGCCAAGCTTGCGGAAGAGGCCTATTACTGTGTGGCCAAGGGTACTGGTGTAGCGCTTGATCACCTCAATCTCTACAAGCGTTCTGCCTCCGTTAAGCGTTAA
- a CDS encoding HNH endonuclease has translation MPEKRTYADRAEYLREAVKKRRKRLRLMAREHLGGKCMLCGYSRCLEALDFHHRDPKKKDFGLSEGGITRSWEKTKKEIEKCALICANCHREVHAGITQLPRAI, from the coding sequence ATGCCAGAAAAGAGAACCTATGCCGACCGTGCTGAATACCTTCGTGAAGCCGTTAAGAAGAGACGAAAACGTCTCCGACTCATGGCTCGCGAACATTTGGGCGGCAAATGCATGCTCTGCGGCTATAGTCGCTGTTTAGAAGCGCTCGATTTTCATCACAGAGATCCTAAGAAAAAGGACTTTGGACTTTCTGAGGGAGGTATTACCCGCTCTTGGGAGAAGACAAAGAAGGAGATCGAAAAATGCGCTTTGATTTGCGCCAATTGTCACAGAGAAGTGCATGCAGGCATTACGCAGCTTCCTAGAGCGATCTAG
- the raiA gene encoding ribosome-associated translation inhibitor RaiA: MNLHIKATNLELIPRLEDYIGKRAQSLEKLIPAEDTSADLYVEVARTTEHHKSGDVFRAEFNLHIAGKNVFAASEGADIYTAIDVAKDEALHMLRSHRGKQESRFRRTARRFKDFMRNPFSR, translated from the coding sequence ATGAACCTCCATATCAAAGCGACGAACCTGGAGCTTATCCCTCGGCTCGAAGACTATATCGGCAAACGGGCTCAGAGCCTGGAGAAGCTGATACCTGCGGAAGACACCAGCGCAGATCTGTATGTGGAGGTAGCTAGGACCACGGAGCACCACAAGTCGGGAGACGTCTTCCGTGCCGAATTCAACCTCCACATCGCTGGCAAGAACGTTTTCGCAGCTTCCGAAGGCGCGGATATCTATACAGCGATTGACGTTGCTAAGGACGAAGCGCTCCATATGCTCCGCTCCCATCGCGGCAAGCAGGAATCCCGTTTCCGCCGCACCGCCCGCCGCTTCAAGGACTTCATGCGCAACCCCTTCTCTCGCTAG